Proteins from a single region of Hymenobacter aquaticus:
- a CDS encoding phosphatase PAP2 family protein — MLTSLSRFLTVLVFWTATFSPALAQVTPADTTHKFENPGGVPAPVRQPWYKSKLVKATAIPALLITYGALHVNNGGFYTNEQANRDIHKLFPTYRTNLDNLLIFAPYAELGLVALAGVESRDDRLNTVLVLLKSEAIMLVSTFAVKNLVGETRPDGSDNLSFPSGHTAQAFLAASIVHTEFRDKSQWYGVGAYAIATSVAALRMINTKHWQSDVVAGAGFGILSAHLGYLTHRNRWGRKPNLPKGMGFSPSWQTGYTPTGGLAGAPGLRFTWQLQ, encoded by the coding sequence ATGCTCACTTCCCTTTCCCGCTTTCTTACCGTCCTGGTTTTCTGGACGGCCACCTTCTCGCCGGCCCTGGCTCAAGTAACGCCCGCCGATACCACGCACAAGTTTGAAAACCCGGGCGGCGTGCCGGCCCCCGTGCGGCAGCCCTGGTACAAAAGCAAGCTGGTGAAGGCCACGGCCATTCCGGCCCTGCTGATTACCTACGGCGCCCTGCACGTCAACAATGGCGGCTTCTACACCAACGAGCAGGCCAACCGCGACATTCACAAGCTGTTCCCGACCTACCGCACCAACCTTGATAACCTCCTGATCTTCGCGCCCTACGCCGAGCTGGGCCTGGTAGCCCTGGCCGGCGTGGAGTCGCGCGACGACCGGCTGAACACGGTGCTGGTGCTGCTGAAAAGCGAGGCCATCATGCTGGTCAGCACGTTTGCGGTGAAAAACCTGGTGGGCGAAACCCGGCCCGACGGCTCCGATAATCTGTCGTTTCCCTCGGGCCACACGGCCCAGGCGTTTCTGGCGGCCAGCATCGTGCACACCGAGTTTCGCGACAAAAGCCAGTGGTACGGCGTGGGGGCCTACGCCATTGCGACCAGCGTGGCGGCCCTGCGCATGATCAACACCAAGCACTGGCAGAGCGACGTGGTGGCCGGCGCCGGCTTCGGCATTCTGTCGGCCCACTTGGGCTACCTCACCCACCGCAACCGGTGGGGCCGCAAGCCCAACCTGCCCAAAGGCATGGGGTTCTCGCCCAGCTGGCAAACCGGCTACACGCCCACCGGTGGCCTGGCCGGCGCGCCAGGGCTGCGCTTCACCTGGCAGCTGCAATAG
- a CDS encoding SdiA-regulated domain-containing protein, which yields MKTFIFCLLAGTLAAGMAAMPADTPATYDFQQPSATYTLPEQLREISGIALLSGQRLGCIEDQTGSIYIYNAATKQVEQQLKFGKKGDYEDLARLKDAWLVLRSDGMLFKYTDQGTTTAYPTGLTAANNPEGLAYDARTGTLLVACKGAAGVGQPDQKRAIYRLDAKTYQAGSKPAYVLDVAEILALDRRQGSGSTISRFAPSAVAIHPLSRHVFVLAASGNALVELDAQGSLLAVQKLPRKRFPQPEGLAFAANGDLYISSEMGDNGKAGLIQFFRASPLAAK from the coding sequence ATGAAAACCTTCATTTTCTGTTTATTAGCCGGCACGCTGGCAGCTGGTATGGCGGCCATGCCGGCCGACACGCCCGCCACCTACGATTTTCAGCAGCCCAGCGCCACGTATACCTTGCCCGAGCAGCTGCGGGAAATTTCGGGCATTGCCCTGCTGTCGGGCCAGCGCCTGGGCTGCATTGAAGACCAGACGGGCAGCATCTATATCTACAATGCCGCCACCAAGCAGGTCGAGCAGCAGCTCAAGTTTGGCAAGAAAGGCGACTACGAAGACCTGGCCCGCCTGAAGGACGCCTGGTTGGTGCTGCGCTCCGACGGCATGCTGTTCAAATACACCGACCAAGGCACTACCACCGCCTACCCCACCGGCCTGACGGCCGCCAACAACCCCGAGGGCCTGGCTTACGACGCCCGCACCGGCACGCTGCTGGTGGCCTGCAAGGGCGCGGCCGGCGTGGGCCAGCCCGACCAGAAACGCGCCATCTACCGCCTCGACGCCAAGACGTACCAGGCGGGCAGCAAGCCGGCGTACGTACTCGACGTGGCCGAAATCCTGGCCCTGGACCGCCGCCAGGGTTCGGGCAGCACCATCAGCCGGTTTGCACCCTCGGCGGTGGCCATTCACCCGCTCAGCCGCCACGTGTTCGTGCTGGCGGCCAGCGGCAACGCCCTGGTCGAGCTGGACGCGCAGGGCAGCCTGCTGGCCGTGCAGAAGCTGCCGCGCAAGCGTTTCCCCCAGCCCGAAGGCCTGGCGTTTGCCGCCAACGGCGACCTGTATATTTCCAGCGAAATGGGCGACAACGGCAAAGCCGGCCTGATTCAGTTTTTCCGCGCTTCGCCCCTGGCGGCCAAATAA
- the bglX gene encoding beta-glucosidase BglX — MKSTFRAAGLLALGLLLSPALPAQKNTRPTPPATSTPVDEAKMQRFIDDLMRQMTLEEKIGQLNLITVGFDVTGPVVSKDVDANIRKGLVGGVFNTYTPVAARKLQDMALKESRLHIPLIFGYDVIHGHRTIFPIPLGLSATWDMAAVERSARVAAEESAADGLHWVFSPMVDIARDPRWGRVMEGGGEDPYLGSQIARAMVRGYQGPNNDLTKNNTVMACLKHFALYGAAEAGRDYNTTDMSLPRMYNEYLPPYKAAIEAGVGSVMSSFNDINGTPATGNKWLLTDLLRGQWGFKGFVATDYTAINEMVAHGVGNDAQVSAMALNAGADQDMVGEIFLKNLAQNLKDGTVKQETIDLACRRVLEGKYKLGLFQDPYRGVSDKRAKATLMKPEFLDDARAIARKSFVLLKNENQTLPLKKTGTIALVGPLASRQRDLIGSWSGAGDWKQAVSVEQGMRNVAGSGVKILTAPGVNITDDALLTERLNAYGGDIVPDKRPAEEMIQEAVRAAQQADVVVAVVGESQGMTGEAASRADLNLPGQQLELLKALKKTGKPLVVVLMNGRPLTLNWENQHADAILETWFAGTQGGNAIADVLFGAYNPSGKLTATFPQSVGQVPLYYNHKTTGRPFDPQDRLAKYKSRYLDVSNEPLFPFGFGLSYTTFSYSKPTLSTPTLSASGTLDVSVTVKNTGNYDGEEVAQLYLRDVVGSVTRPVRELKSFQKVLLKKGESRMLTFRLTPEDLKFYNQNLQWVAEPGDFQVFVGSNSRDTQEASFRFVEGSATN; from the coding sequence ATGAAAAGCACCTTCCGCGCGGCCGGCCTGCTGGCCCTGGGCCTGCTGCTGAGCCCGGCGCTGCCCGCTCAAAAAAACACCCGCCCGACTCCCCCCGCTACTTCCACCCCGGTCGATGAGGCCAAAATGCAGCGCTTTATCGACGACCTGATGCGCCAGATGACGCTGGAGGAGAAAATCGGGCAGCTGAACCTGATAACCGTGGGCTTCGACGTGACCGGGCCCGTGGTCAGTAAAGACGTGGACGCCAACATCCGCAAGGGCCTGGTGGGCGGCGTATTCAATACCTACACGCCGGTGGCCGCGCGCAAGCTCCAAGATATGGCCCTGAAAGAGTCGCGCCTGCACATTCCGCTCATCTTCGGCTACGACGTGATTCACGGGCACCGCACCATTTTCCCGATTCCCCTGGGCCTCTCGGCCACCTGGGACATGGCGGCCGTGGAGCGCAGCGCCCGGGTGGCGGCCGAGGAGTCGGCGGCGGACGGGCTGCACTGGGTGTTTTCGCCGATGGTGGATATTGCCCGCGACCCGCGCTGGGGCCGCGTGATGGAAGGCGGCGGCGAAGACCCTTACCTGGGCAGCCAGATTGCCCGCGCCATGGTGCGTGGCTACCAGGGACCCAATAACGATTTGACCAAGAACAACACCGTTATGGCCTGCCTCAAGCACTTTGCCCTCTACGGAGCCGCCGAGGCCGGGCGCGACTACAACACCACCGACATGAGCCTGCCGCGCATGTACAACGAGTACTTGCCGCCGTACAAGGCCGCCATTGAGGCCGGCGTGGGCTCGGTCATGAGCTCGTTTAACGACATCAACGGCACGCCGGCCACCGGCAACAAGTGGCTACTGACCGACTTGCTGCGCGGGCAGTGGGGCTTCAAAGGCTTCGTGGCCACCGACTACACGGCCATCAACGAAATGGTGGCGCACGGCGTGGGCAACGACGCGCAGGTGTCGGCTATGGCCCTGAACGCCGGGGCCGACCAGGACATGGTGGGGGAGATATTCCTGAAAAACCTGGCTCAGAACCTGAAGGACGGCACCGTGAAGCAGGAAACCATTGATTTGGCCTGCCGGCGGGTGCTGGAAGGCAAATACAAGCTGGGCCTGTTTCAGGACCCGTACCGGGGCGTGAGTGACAAGCGCGCCAAAGCCACGCTGATGAAGCCGGAGTTTCTGGACGACGCCCGCGCTATTGCCCGCAAAAGCTTCGTGCTGCTCAAAAACGAAAACCAGACGCTGCCCCTGAAAAAGACTGGCACCATTGCCCTGGTAGGGCCCCTGGCCAGCCGGCAGCGCGACCTGATCGGGAGCTGGAGCGGGGCCGGCGACTGGAAACAGGCCGTATCCGTGGAGCAGGGCATGCGCAACGTGGCGGGCAGCGGGGTCAAGATCCTGACGGCTCCGGGCGTCAACATCACCGATGACGCCCTGCTCACGGAGCGCCTCAATGCCTACGGCGGCGACATCGTGCCCGACAAGCGCCCGGCCGAGGAAATGATTCAGGAAGCGGTGCGCGCCGCCCAGCAGGCCGATGTGGTGGTGGCCGTAGTGGGCGAGTCGCAGGGCATGACGGGCGAGGCCGCCAGCCGCGCCGACCTGAATCTGCCGGGCCAGCAGCTGGAATTGCTGAAAGCCCTGAAGAAAACCGGCAAGCCCCTGGTGGTCGTGCTGATGAACGGCCGGCCCCTGACGCTGAACTGGGAAAACCAGCACGCCGATGCCATCCTGGAAACCTGGTTTGCCGGCACCCAGGGCGGCAACGCCATTGCCGACGTGCTGTTCGGGGCCTACAACCCCTCGGGCAAGCTCACGGCCACCTTCCCGCAGTCGGTGGGCCAGGTGCCGCTGTACTACAACCACAAAACCACCGGCCGCCCCTTCGACCCCCAGGACCGGCTGGCCAAGTACAAGTCGCGCTACCTCGACGTCAGCAACGAGCCGCTCTTCCCGTTCGGGTTCGGCCTGAGCTACACCACGTTTTCGTATTCCAAACCCACGCTCAGCACCCCGACGCTGAGCGCCAGCGGCACGCTGGACGTGAGCGTAACGGTCAAAAACACCGGCAACTACGACGGGGAGGAAGTGGCCCAGCTGTATCTGCGCGACGTGGTGGGCTCGGTGACGCGGCCCGTGCGCGAGCTGAAAAGCTTCCAGAAGGTGCTGCTCAAAAAAGGGGAAAGCCGCATGCTCACCTTCCGCCTGACGCCCGAAGACCTTAAGTTCTACAACCAGAACCTGCAGTGGGTAGCCGAGCCCGGCGATTTCCAGGTGTTTGTCGGGTCCAATTCCCGCGACACCCAGGAGGCCAGCTTCCGCTTCGTGGAAGGATCGGCCACCAACTAA
- a CDS encoding prolyl oligopeptidase family serine peptidase: MKHAYVLLAAFGLLVSSVRAQQRQLVAPLGPVTDTYFGVKVTDPYRNLENPADPAGQAWQKAQAAYARHILDAIPGRQQLLEQMQSFENRKATAVTSLVVTDNNRYFYLKTRPLDQQPKLYCRNGYGGAETLLFDPASLALGPEWHIAKFQPAYDGSKVVVGLRENGVAAGVLRVLDVQAKRLYPEKLAAANGEASWLPDNSGFVYSGWSSSSATPQVLLHRVGTAGSQEQPVFSAPPSPKPGRAAAICVGARLDRDTRLAYGVVGGTGRYLHVDYAPIVALATPAADWKPLFRPEQEVTGFVTDEQYIYFTTCRNAPHQMIMRMPAAAPDVARAEVLVSESPTEAVLAAQLKVTRDGLYFVRCRNGVDARLYFVAKAGPAVEPIELPEPAGSLTLATKNAQCSDLWVQCGGWLRAGQRYRYSAAGHRFMPEPLSTHVQYPEFANLTVEELLVPLPEGGNVPLSLLYGNSLARNGTAPVLLSSAEAGVFFSPPMLLWPLQGGVLAMVHGRGGEEPQAMQPTAWKDLIACAEYLAKQRYTSPGRLAISGRGAGGLLVGRALAERPELFGAAVAEAACLNPARQATAANETDARAGFGTAQNQAGFRALLDLDAYHHLRPNTRYPAVLLTASLNDPRGMAWQPAKFAARLQASTVSGKPVLFGPDAGAPSDAPRQKQREALADLLAFGLWQTGVPAFQPQSAAMK; the protein is encoded by the coding sequence ATGAAACACGCGTACGTACTGCTGGCGGCGTTTGGCCTGCTGGTATCGTCGGTTAGGGCGCAGCAGCGGCAGTTGGTAGCGCCCCTGGGCCCGGTCACCGACACGTATTTCGGGGTGAAAGTCACGGACCCGTACCGCAACCTGGAAAACCCGGCTGACCCGGCCGGGCAGGCCTGGCAAAAGGCCCAGGCCGCCTACGCCCGGCATATTCTGGATGCCATTCCGGGCCGGCAGCAGCTTCTGGAGCAGATGCAAAGCTTCGAGAATCGCAAAGCCACGGCCGTTACCAGCCTGGTCGTCACCGATAACAACCGCTACTTCTACCTCAAAACCCGGCCCCTGGATCAGCAGCCCAAGCTGTACTGCCGCAACGGCTACGGGGGCGCCGAAACCCTGCTCTTCGACCCGGCCAGCCTGGCTCTGGGCCCGGAATGGCATATTGCGAAGTTTCAGCCGGCCTACGATGGTAGCAAAGTGGTGGTCGGGCTGCGCGAAAATGGCGTAGCGGCCGGCGTGCTACGGGTGCTGGACGTGCAAGCCAAACGTCTGTATCCCGAAAAGCTGGCCGCCGCCAATGGCGAGGCCAGCTGGCTGCCCGACAACAGCGGCTTCGTGTACAGCGGCTGGAGCAGCTCCTCCGCAACCCCGCAGGTGCTGCTGCACCGCGTGGGCACGGCCGGCAGCCAGGAGCAGCCGGTCTTTTCGGCCCCGCCCAGCCCGAAACCCGGCCGCGCAGCGGCCATCTGCGTCGGGGCCCGCCTCGACCGTGACACCCGGCTTGCCTATGGAGTGGTTGGTGGGACGGGGCGCTATTTACATGTGGATTACGCGCCAATAGTGGCGCTGGCAACCCCGGCGGCCGACTGGAAACCGCTGTTCCGGCCCGAGCAGGAAGTTACCGGCTTCGTAACCGACGAGCAGTACATCTACTTTACCACTTGCCGGAACGCGCCCCACCAGATGATCATGCGCATGCCCGCCGCCGCCCCCGATGTGGCCCGGGCCGAAGTGCTGGTATCCGAAAGCCCGACCGAGGCTGTGCTGGCTGCCCAGCTTAAAGTTACGCGCGACGGGCTCTACTTCGTGCGCTGCCGCAATGGAGTGGACGCCCGGCTGTACTTTGTGGCCAAAGCCGGCCCGGCGGTAGAGCCCATTGAGCTGCCGGAACCAGCCGGGAGTCTGACGCTGGCAACCAAAAACGCGCAGTGCAGCGACCTGTGGGTGCAGTGCGGGGGCTGGCTGCGGGCCGGGCAGCGCTACCGCTACTCGGCCGCCGGGCACCGGTTTATGCCGGAGCCGCTTTCCACCCACGTGCAATATCCGGAGTTTGCCAACCTGACCGTGGAAGAGCTGCTCGTGCCGTTGCCCGAGGGCGGCAACGTGCCGTTGTCCCTGCTGTATGGCAACAGCCTGGCCCGCAACGGTACGGCACCGGTACTGCTCAGCTCGGCCGAGGCCGGGGTGTTTTTCTCCCCGCCTATGCTGCTCTGGCCCCTACAGGGCGGCGTGCTGGCTATGGTGCACGGGCGGGGTGGGGAAGAGCCGCAAGCCATGCAGCCCACCGCCTGGAAAGACCTGATTGCCTGCGCCGAGTACCTGGCCAAGCAGCGCTACACCAGCCCGGGCCGCCTGGCCATCAGTGGACGCGGGGCGGGTGGGCTGCTCGTGGGCCGGGCCCTGGCCGAGCGGCCCGAGCTGTTCGGCGCCGCCGTAGCGGAGGCGGCCTGCCTCAACCCGGCGCGGCAGGCCACGGCCGCTAACGAAACCGACGCCCGCGCCGGGTTTGGCACGGCGCAAAATCAGGCTGGTTTCCGGGCCCTGCTCGATTTGGACGCCTACCACCACCTGCGGCCGAACACCCGCTACCCCGCCGTGCTGCTGACCGCCAGCCTGAACGACCCGCGCGGCATGGCCTGGCAGCCGGCCAAGTTTGCCGCCCGCCTGCAGGCCAGCACCGTTTCCGGCAAGCCCGTGCTGTTTGGTCCCGACGCCGGCGCCCCCTCCGACGCGCCCCGGCAGAAGCAGCGCGAAGCCCTGGCCGATCTGCTGGCTTTCGGCCTGTGGCAGACCGGCGTGCCGGCCTTTCAGCCCCAGAGCGCCGCCATGAAATAA
- the dnaX gene encoding DNA polymerase III subunit gamma/tau, whose protein sequence is MENFVVSARKYRPATFRSVVGQQHVTTTLQNAITSKHLAQAFLFCGPRGVGKTTCARILAKTINCEFVEQHVRQGRPVSELLRTQPDIVPAVLHKAADPDNTPFELEACGQCPSCRAFQENASFNVHELDAASNNSVEDIRSLVEQVRYAPQQGRFKVYIIDEVHMLSNAAFNAFLKTLEEPPSYAIFILATTERHKIIPTILSRCQIFDFNRIRVDDIRGHLRHVATQEKIQAEDDALHLLAQKADGGLRDALSMFDQMVTFSGHNLTYKDVVQNLHILDYEYYFRLIDALLREDLSQTLLLLDEVMQNGFDLHNFVVGAAEHLRGLLVCKDQVTVQLLEVSDGIRTRYVQQAQAAPLAFLLSALNLVSQCDREFKQAKNQRLHVELMLMKLAYLNGAVQFARDLSASPSQGEAKKKTSVAPVAPGSNGAAAPAAPVNGAAAAVNGTPAPAVNGTPRAVITQTTSPPPVAAPVAPPVVSAPADPEPIVPIESGIEELHDTPSIEDDVDAVEPTRQFRDTSPHVEIGAPSFEGHEPEGPRRIAPVLKPLNPAAKLIPSLKDLKAQVAQQVSASQAGPAVVEEEVAGPVTGLPAIDEEKLLQVWNEIKESRRAERMTEYVLLNRPILVDEQHVVHLTVDNPVQLDQFNDFRAELLTELRRRTGYRHLNVQVVLAEKAPTGRMLYTSADKFEYLSEKFPVLLAMKQRLGLDTD, encoded by the coding sequence ATGGAAAATTTCGTCGTTTCGGCCCGTAAATACCGTCCTGCCACGTTTCGGAGCGTGGTGGGTCAGCAGCATGTCACTACCACGCTGCAGAATGCCATTACCAGCAAGCACCTGGCCCAGGCCTTCCTGTTTTGCGGCCCCCGGGGCGTAGGCAAAACCACCTGCGCTCGGATTCTGGCCAAAACCATCAACTGCGAGTTCGTGGAGCAGCACGTGCGCCAGGGCCGGCCCGTGTCGGAGCTGCTGCGCACCCAGCCCGACATCGTGCCCGCCGTCCTGCACAAGGCCGCCGATCCGGACAACACGCCGTTTGAGCTCGAAGCCTGCGGGCAGTGCCCTTCGTGCCGGGCTTTCCAGGAAAACGCCTCCTTCAACGTGCACGAGCTGGATGCCGCGTCCAACAACTCGGTGGAAGACATCCGCAGCCTGGTGGAGCAGGTGCGCTACGCCCCCCAGCAGGGCCGCTTCAAGGTCTACATCATCGACGAGGTGCACATGCTGTCCAACGCGGCCTTCAACGCCTTTCTCAAGACCCTGGAAGAGCCGCCGAGCTACGCCATTTTCATTCTGGCCACCACCGAGCGGCACAAGATTATCCCGACGATTCTGTCGCGCTGCCAGATTTTCGACTTCAACCGGATTCGGGTCGACGACATTCGCGGGCACTTGCGGCATGTGGCGACCCAGGAGAAAATTCAGGCCGAAGACGACGCCCTGCACCTGCTGGCCCAGAAAGCCGACGGCGGCCTGCGCGACGCCCTGAGCATGTTCGACCAGATGGTGACCTTCTCGGGCCACAATCTGACCTATAAGGATGTGGTCCAGAACCTCCACATCCTCGATTACGAGTACTATTTCCGCCTCATCGACGCCCTGCTGCGCGAAGACCTGTCGCAGACCTTGCTGCTACTCGACGAGGTGATGCAGAACGGCTTCGACCTGCACAACTTCGTGGTAGGCGCCGCCGAGCACTTGCGCGGCCTGCTCGTGTGCAAAGATCAGGTGACGGTGCAGCTGCTGGAAGTGTCGGACGGTATTCGGACGCGCTACGTGCAGCAGGCCCAGGCCGCCCCGCTGGCCTTCCTGCTCTCGGCCCTGAACCTGGTGAGTCAGTGCGACCGGGAATTCAAGCAGGCCAAAAACCAGCGCCTCCACGTGGAGCTGATGCTCATGAAGCTGGCCTACCTCAACGGGGCGGTGCAGTTTGCCCGCGACCTGAGCGCTTCGCCTTCTCAGGGCGAGGCTAAAAAAAAAACTAGTGTAGCGCCCGTTGCGCCAGGCTCCAACGGCGCGGCAGCCCCGGCCGCTCCAGTAAACGGCGCTGCAGCGGCCGTTAACGGCACGCCCGCGCCCGCCGTAAATGGCACCCCACGGGCCGTCATTACCCAAACGACTTCCCCGCCGCCGGTGGCAGCTCCGGTAGCCCCGCCCGTCGTGTCGGCCCCGGCCGACCCGGAGCCGATTGTGCCCATCGAAAGCGGCATTGAGGAGCTGCACGACACGCCCAGCATCGAAGACGACGTGGACGCGGTGGAGCCCACGCGCCAGTTTCGCGACACCAGCCCGCACGTGGAAATCGGGGCGCCCAGCTTTGAGGGCCACGAGCCCGAGGGGCCGCGCCGCATTGCGCCAGTGCTCAAGCCCCTGAACCCGGCGGCCAAGCTCATTCCCAGCCTCAAGGACCTCAAGGCCCAGGTGGCCCAGCAGGTGTCGGCCAGCCAGGCCGGTCCGGCCGTGGTGGAGGAAGAGGTTGCGGGCCCCGTCACGGGCCTGCCGGCCATCGACGAGGAAAAGCTGCTCCAGGTCTGGAACGAAATCAAGGAGTCGAGAAGGGCGGAGCGCATGACGGAGTACGTGCTGCTCAACCGCCCGATTCTGGTCGATGAGCAGCACGTGGTGCACCTCACCGTGGACAACCCCGTGCAGCTCGACCAGTTCAACGACTTCCGCGCGGAGCTGCTCACCGAGCTGCGCCGCCGCACTGGCTACCGCCACCTCAACGTGCAGGTGGTGCTGGCCGAAAAAGCCCCCACCGGTCGCATGCTCTACACCTCAGCCGACAAATTCGAGTACCTCTCCGAGAAATTCCCGGTGCTGCTCGCCATGAAGCAACGCCTGGGCCTGGATACCGACTAA